Proteins encoded in a region of the Methyloterricola oryzae genome:
- a CDS encoding DUF5765 domain-containing protein, whose protein sequence is MCWSGEASAVLATVGFGTASYVAYKGESKELWIPLTYFACMELLQAATYIYIDLCDAPPNQILTLFGYLHIAFQPFFVNMVAMYFIPEQVKKKISVYVYSICAAGAIAMLVKMYPFAWAGNCIVGFEGFCGTQVCSVSGSWHIAWQLPLNGLLSEYPGGSFGVHYGLHAIAYILTAFYLPILYGSWRFVGFHYLIGPLISDILTTDPNEYAAVWCLFSIALCVSVIKTPIRKYLHVESWPYYRRAYAV, encoded by the coding sequence ATGTGTTGGAGTGGTGAAGCGTCCGCCGTGCTGGCCACGGTGGGCTTTGGAACGGCCAGCTATGTGGCCTACAAGGGTGAGTCCAAGGAGCTGTGGATTCCCTTGACCTATTTCGCCTGCATGGAATTGTTGCAGGCGGCTACCTATATCTATATCGATCTGTGCGATGCGCCGCCCAATCAGATTTTGACCCTTTTCGGATATCTGCATATCGCATTCCAGCCTTTCTTCGTGAACATGGTGGCGATGTACTTCATACCCGAGCAGGTCAAAAAGAAGATCAGTGTTTACGTGTATTCCATTTGCGCCGCCGGCGCCATCGCCATGCTGGTGAAGATGTACCCTTTCGCCTGGGCCGGCAATTGCATCGTCGGCTTCGAGGGATTCTGCGGCACGCAGGTTTGCTCGGTGTCAGGTAGCTGGCATATCGCCTGGCAACTGCCCCTCAACGGACTGCTCTCCGAGTATCCCGGCGGCAGCTTCGGCGTGCACTACGGTTTACACGCCATCGCCTATATCCTGACCGCCTTCTACCTGCCGATCCTCTACGGCTCCTGGCGTTTTGTCGGTTTCCACTACCTGATCGGGCCGTTGATCTCTGACATTCTCACCACGGACCCCAACGAGTACGCCGCGGTCTGGTGCCTGTTCTCCATCGCCTTGTGCGTCTCGGTGATCAAGACCCCGATTCGCAAGTACCTGCACGTGGAAAGCTGGCCCTACTACCGCAGGGCCTACGCGGTGTGA
- a CDS encoding methyltransferase family protein — MKDKLVLIPPPVYALALLGLGEGLSLVMPLPLEVSDPLLGGTLLGVGLLLAVEASARFMHKRTTPLPHGQPTALVMEGPYLWTRNPMYLGLLVALTGIAFLLGSPWLFLAPLSFFFVVDRLFVRFEEERLQTLFGPGYADLLAKVRRWL, encoded by the coding sequence ATGAAAGACAAGCTCGTGCTGATTCCACCCCCCGTTTACGCGCTCGCCTTGCTCGGCCTCGGCGAGGGCCTGAGCCTGGTGATGCCGCTTCCGCTGGAGGTTTCCGATCCCCTGCTGGGTGGAACCTTGCTGGGTGTCGGGCTGTTGCTGGCGGTGGAGGCGTCCGCACGCTTTATGCACAAGCGCACCACGCCATTGCCCCATGGCCAGCCCACCGCGCTGGTTATGGAAGGCCCCTACCTGTGGACGCGCAACCCCATGTACCTGGGGCTGCTGGTGGCGCTCACCGGCATTGCCTTCCTGCTGGGTTCACCCTGGCTTTTCCTGGCGCCGCTTAGCTTCTTCTTTGTTGTCGATCGGTTATTTGTCCGTTTCGAGGAAGAACGCTTACAGACCCTGTTCGGCCCGGGATACGCGGACTTGCTGGCCAAGGTGCGTCGCTGGCTTTGA
- a CDS encoding DEAD/DEAH box helicase: MQSTENSFAFTDLAICEPILKAIREVGYETPSPIQAASIPYLLAGHDLLGQAQTGTGKTAAFALPILQHIDLSRREPQALVLTPTRELALQVAEAFQTYARHLRDFHILPIYGGQSMELQLRQLRRGVHVIVGTPGRVMDHLRRESLSLDGLRTLVLDEADEMLKMGFIDDVEWILEHTPETRQVALFSATMPEAIRKVAKRHLREPKEARIEAKTATVEAISQRYWLVSGVHKLDALTRILEVEDFDAMIIFVRTKLATDELAEKLEARGYSAAALNGDMSQALREKVVDRLKKNSLDILVATDVAARGLDVERISHVVNYDIPYDTEAYVHRIGRTGRAGRKGEAILFVAPREKRMLGAIERATRQRIKEMHLPSHQDIADRRVEQFKELVMKTLEEEELSFYREFVQQMGREQKLSPLDLASALTFLAQKDRPLVPQARTEEPRPKARVEREARVEREARPPRSFGDEGSLYRIEVGRADGVAPKDIVGAIANEAGIPGKAIGHIKLYDTFSTVSLPPDLPKQVLKRLEKTWIMGKPIKIRPWSDEPPAKPAKPKKKTGYPKSAD; encoded by the coding sequence ATGCAATCCACCGAAAACAGTTTTGCCTTTACCGATCTCGCCATCTGCGAGCCCATTCTGAAAGCGATCAGGGAGGTGGGCTACGAGACCCCATCGCCTATCCAGGCGGCGAGCATTCCGTACCTCCTCGCGGGTCATGACCTGCTCGGGCAGGCGCAGACCGGGACGGGAAAGACAGCGGCCTTTGCCTTGCCCATCCTGCAGCACATCGATCTGTCGCGGCGCGAGCCGCAGGCCCTGGTGCTGACCCCCACGCGGGAACTGGCCCTGCAGGTGGCGGAAGCCTTCCAGACCTATGCGCGCCATCTGCGGGACTTCCATATCCTGCCCATCTACGGCGGGCAGTCCATGGAACTGCAATTGCGTCAACTACGCCGGGGCGTGCACGTCATCGTCGGAACACCGGGGCGGGTGATGGATCACCTGAGGCGCGAAAGCCTGTCACTGGACGGGCTGCGCACCCTGGTGCTGGACGAGGCGGACGAGATGCTGAAGATGGGCTTCATCGACGATGTGGAATGGATACTCGAGCACACTCCGGAGACCCGGCAGGTGGCCTTGTTCTCCGCCACCATGCCGGAGGCCATCCGTAAGGTCGCGAAGCGTCATCTGCGGGAGCCCAAGGAGGCCCGCATCGAGGCCAAGACCGCCACCGTGGAGGCCATTTCCCAGCGCTACTGGCTGGTTTCGGGGGTGCACAAGCTGGATGCTCTGACGCGCATCCTGGAGGTGGAGGATTTCGATGCCATGATCATCTTCGTGCGCACCAAGCTGGCCACCGATGAACTGGCGGAGAAACTGGAGGCCCGCGGCTACTCGGCTGCGGCCCTCAACGGCGACATGAGCCAGGCCCTGCGCGAAAAGGTGGTGGACCGCCTGAAGAAGAATTCGCTGGATATCCTGGTGGCCACTGACGTGGCGGCGCGCGGCCTGGACGTGGAACGCATCAGCCACGTGGTCAATTACGACATCCCCTATGACACGGAAGCCTATGTGCACCGCATTGGTCGCACCGGACGCGCTGGCCGCAAGGGCGAGGCCATCCTGTTCGTCGCGCCTCGGGAGAAGCGCATGCTCGGCGCCATTGAGCGCGCCACCCGCCAGCGCATCAAGGAGATGCATCTGCCCAGCCACCAGGACATTGCTGATCGCCGGGTGGAACAGTTCAAGGAACTGGTGATGAAGACCCTGGAGGAGGAGGAACTCAGCTTCTACCGCGAGTTCGTCCAGCAGATGGGGCGAGAGCAGAAGTTGTCCCCGCTGGATCTGGCCTCGGCCCTGACCTTTCTGGCGCAGAAGGACCGGCCTCTGGTGCCTCAGGCCCGGACCGAGGAGCCCCGGCCGAAGGCGCGCGTGGAACGGGAGGCGCGCGTGGAACGGGAGGCGCGTCCGCCCAGGAGCTTTGGCGATGAGGGCAGTCTGTACCGAATCGAGGTCGGGCGTGCCGATGGCGTGGCGCCGAAGGATATCGTCGGCGCCATTGCCAATGAAGCGGGAATTCCCGGCAAGGCCATCGGACACATCAAACTGTACGACACCTTCAGTACGGTCAGTCTGCCGCCGGACCTCCCCAAGCAGGTCTTGAAGCGGCTGGAAAAGACATGGATCATGGGCAAGCCCATCAAGATCAGGCCTTGGTCGGACGAGCCGCCGGCCAAGCCTGCAAAGCCCAAGAAAAAGACCGGTTATCCAAAATCGGCGGACTGA
- a CDS encoding cold-shock protein: MSQEQKGTVKWFNEAKGYGFIQREKGSDLFVHFRSIVGSGFKTLKEGQAVSFIEVQGQKGPQADNVTVL, encoded by the coding sequence ATGTCACAAGAGCAGAAAGGAACCGTCAAGTGGTTCAATGAGGCAAAGGGATATGGCTTCATTCAGCGGGAAAAAGGTAGCGATCTGTTTGTTCATTTCCGTTCCATCGTCGGTAGCGGATTCAAGACCTTGAAGGAAGGCCAGGCCGTTTCATTCATCGAAGTGCAGGGTCAGAAAGGCCCTCAAGCCGACAACGTCACTGTTCTGTAA
- a CDS encoding nickel-dependent hydrogenase large subunit has translation MAYSEAEHSRAASLVRGIGVRCVVKHGVITQVEIEPRRPPPVDRLLIGQPCEAVLPMLGVVFSVCGHAHRLAASQALAAVLDAPMADDELRRLVFLRDLESVREHSLNLLQSVPTKTNEHALAREIIASVQALAAGAAQGAPDTSREAAVATLHAALQVLFGRFWRLTDASMDAVLDWAQASDAPVARLLAACLRPGWAEFGAHASPALPPLSAAKLDQSWLSSDPGAFAATPSWDGIPCETSCYSRQSGHPLIAEAARRYGPGLLARNLARMLETVLLAKGLAAPAPLRHPICGVEQVAGNGFAQVEASRGRLMHWVGQEWGRVSAYRILAPTEWNFHPRGLVYQGLMGAKAGDPMELEQKIRGFLQTVDPCVPFELNVLA, from the coding sequence GTGGCTTACTCCGAGGCTGAGCACTCCAGGGCCGCTTCGCTGGTACGCGGAATCGGCGTTCGCTGTGTCGTCAAACACGGCGTCATCACGCAGGTCGAAATCGAGCCGCGCCGCCCTCCGCCCGTGGACCGCCTGCTGATCGGCCAGCCTTGCGAGGCGGTGCTGCCCATGCTCGGGGTGGTGTTTTCCGTCTGCGGTCATGCCCACAGGCTTGCCGCTTCGCAGGCGCTGGCCGCGGTGCTCGATGCCCCCATGGCCGACGATGAACTGCGGCGGTTGGTGTTCCTCAGGGACCTGGAATCTGTCAGGGAACACAGTCTGAACCTGCTGCAATCGGTCCCGACGAAAACCAACGAGCATGCGCTCGCCCGGGAGATCATTGCATCCGTGCAGGCGCTGGCAGCCGGCGCGGCGCAGGGCGCGCCAGACACGAGCAGAGAGGCCGCCGTGGCGACGCTGCACGCTGCCCTGCAGGTTCTGTTCGGACGCTTCTGGCGGCTCACCGATGCTTCCATGGACGCCGTGCTCGATTGGGCCCAGGCTTCGGACGCACCTGTGGCGCGCCTGTTGGCGGCATGCCTGAGGCCTGGCTGGGCCGAGTTCGGCGCGCACGCCTCGCCGGCCTTGCCGCCGTTGTCTGCCGCCAAGCTGGATCAATCGTGGCTTTCGTCCGACCCTGGAGCCTTTGCGGCAACGCCGAGTTGGGATGGTATTCCCTGCGAGACCTCCTGCTATTCCAGGCAGTCCGGCCACCCCCTGATTGCCGAGGCCGCCCGTCGCTATGGCCCAGGCCTACTGGCGCGCAACCTGGCACGCATGCTGGAAACTGTGCTGTTGGCCAAGGGCCTGGCCGCTCCCGCGCCCTTACGACACCCGATTTGCGGCGTTGAGCAGGTGGCGGGTAACGGGTTCGCCCAGGTGGAGGCATCCCGCGGTCGTCTGATGCACTGGGTAGGGCAAGAGTGGGGCAGGGTAAGCGCATACCGCATACTGGCTCCCACCGAATGGAACTTTCACCCCCGCGGATTGGTTTACCAGGGACTGATGGGGGCCAAAGCCGGCGATCCGATGGAATTGGAGCAGAAGATCCGCGGGTTTCTTCAGACCGTCGACCCCTGCGTTCCGTTCGAGCTGAACGTGCTTGCCTGA
- a CDS encoding rubredoxin has translation MDRHECRICWYVYDPAEGDEIAQIPPGAAFDDLPEDWRCPGCEAEKAAFLPVPE, from the coding sequence ATGGACCGTCATGAGTGCCGGATCTGTTGGTACGTCTACGATCCTGCCGAAGGCGATGAAATTGCCCAGATACCGCCGGGCGCCGCCTTCGACGATCTGCCCGAGGATTGGCGCTGCCCGGGCTGCGAGGCCGAAAAGGCGGCCTTTCTCCCAGTACCGGAGTGA
- a CDS encoding hydrogenase expression/formation protein: MSESLASLTVVATEPAAPVSPHDDPDCLYTAMPQGMQTFAMPSLFEWRDSTVGADLLGWLETSLQANLRGEHPDPLDLTGGEEALQRFVNEVLGEGEVIALGEAGAVRLMVRETVVPGIWHVRRFEAGRLRRAYLETGSLPTALLAWAQNLHHKAGVAEPSAFPSDLMNAPALIHEIFVKAAAFAPGREETLNLSLLPLTAEDLKFLVATLGLAGVSILSKGYGDCRISLTGLPHVWWVQHFNSTEQLILNTLEITEMPVVAMAAREDLEDALARVRDMRADLLDLEP, from the coding sequence ATGAGCGAGTCCTTGGCAAGCCTCACGGTGGTCGCTACCGAGCCCGCCGCGCCGGTGAGTCCCCATGACGATCCGGATTGCCTGTACACCGCGATGCCCCAGGGCATGCAGACCTTTGCGATGCCTTCCTTGTTTGAATGGCGCGACAGCACGGTGGGCGCCGATCTGCTGGGATGGCTGGAAACCTCGCTGCAAGCGAACCTGCGTGGCGAGCATCCGGACCCCCTGGATTTGACGGGTGGCGAGGAAGCCTTGCAGCGCTTCGTCAACGAAGTGCTGGGCGAGGGCGAAGTCATCGCGCTGGGAGAAGCGGGTGCCGTGCGCCTCATGGTCAGGGAGACCGTGGTGCCCGGGATATGGCATGTGCGCCGATTCGAGGCGGGCCGCTTGCGGCGTGCCTATCTGGAAACCGGATCGCTCCCAACGGCGCTCCTCGCCTGGGCGCAGAACCTCCATCACAAAGCGGGCGTGGCCGAGCCCAGTGCGTTCCCTTCGGACTTGATGAATGCGCCGGCCCTGATCCATGAAATCTTCGTCAAGGCAGCCGCCTTCGCGCCAGGCCGGGAAGAAACCCTCAATCTTTCCTTGCTGCCCCTGACGGCCGAGGACCTGAAGTTTCTGGTGGCCACCCTGGGCCTGGCCGGTGTGTCCATCCTGTCCAAGGGCTATGGGGATTGCCGCATCAGCCTGACGGGCCTGCCTCACGTGTGGTGGGTCCAGCATTTCAATTCCACCGAGCAGTTGATCCTGAATACCCTGGAGATAACCGAGATGCCGGTGGTCGCCATGGCGGCCCGCGAGGATCTGGAGGATGCCCTGGCGCGCGTGCGGGACATGCGCGCGGATTTGCTCGACCTGGAACCGTAA
- a CDS encoding HypC/HybG/HupF family hydrogenase formation chaperone, with translation MCIGIPMQVLAEGEFQSLCEGGGRQAMIDMRLIGIQPAGAWVLVFRDAAREVLSAERAEQIQAALEGLGLAMSGELDVDHLFADLVGREPQLPDFLKGST, from the coding sequence ATGTGCATCGGTATCCCCATGCAGGTGCTGGCGGAGGGCGAGTTCCAGAGCCTATGCGAGGGTGGGGGACGTCAGGCGATGATCGACATGCGCCTCATCGGAATCCAGCCTGCGGGAGCCTGGGTACTGGTGTTCCGCGACGCCGCGCGCGAAGTGCTGAGCGCCGAGCGTGCGGAGCAGATTCAGGCCGCCCTGGAAGGACTTGGCCTGGCCATGTCCGGGGAATTGGATGTGGACCATCTGTTTGCCGATCTGGTCGGCCGCGAGCCGCAGCTGCCCGATTTTCTGAAAGGATCGACGTGA
- a CDS encoding HyaD/HybD family hydrogenase maturation endopeptidase, translating into MSEKRTLILGIGNILWADEGFGVRVAQALQRRYAFPDQVTIMDGGTQGLGLIPYVQDCDTLVVVDAVDFNLEPGALVELRDGEVPAFLGTKKMSLHQVSFQEVLALCELMGRMPSRLCLIGVQPQVLEDYGGSLSEVVRAQLEPAVAKVLAYLVEQGIGARECEESAPGDEVMDIARYERERPSAEEACRVGDARFMALRPEP; encoded by the coding sequence ATGTCTGAAAAACGAACTTTAATCCTCGGCATCGGCAATATCCTCTGGGCCGACGAAGGCTTCGGCGTCCGCGTCGCCCAGGCTTTGCAGCGGCGCTATGCCTTTCCGGACCAGGTCACCATCATGGATGGCGGCACCCAGGGGCTGGGCCTGATTCCCTACGTGCAGGATTGCGACACCCTGGTCGTGGTGGATGCGGTGGATTTCAACCTGGAGCCCGGCGCCCTGGTGGAATTGCGCGATGGCGAGGTGCCTGCCTTTCTCGGAACGAAGAAGATGAGCCTGCACCAGGTCAGTTTCCAGGAGGTCTTGGCCCTTTGCGAACTGATGGGGCGGATGCCTTCGCGCTTGTGTCTGATCGGCGTGCAGCCGCAGGTGCTGGAGGACTACGGCGGCAGCCTCAGCGAGGTGGTGCGTGCGCAGTTGGAACCGGCGGTGGCGAAAGTGCTGGCTTACCTGGTGGAGCAAGGCATCGGGGCCAGGGAATGTGAAGAGTCTGCTCCCGGCGACGAGGTGATGGATATTGCCCGCTATGAGCGGGAGCGCCCCAGCGCCGAGGAGGCCTGCCGCGTTGGGGATGCGCGTTTCATGGCGCTTCGCCCAGAGCCTTAG
- the cybH gene encoding Ni/Fe-hydrogenase, b-type cytochrome subunit translates to MAATTLPDRVYVYEKPVRLWHWVNAAAILVLAVTGWFIASPPVVTSGEASDHFLMGYIRFAHFSAGYVLAVGLIGRIYWAYAGNHYARELFMPRVASKDWWEGLLHEVLWYLFLVKEPRKHAGHNPLAGLAMFLFYVLGSAFMVVTGFALYGEGLGEGSWADRLFGWVIPLFGESQDVHTWHHLGMWYLVVFAIIHIYVAVREQIMSRQSVTSTMIDGWRVWKDGRP, encoded by the coding sequence ATGGCTGCGACGACCTTGCCTGATCGCGTTTACGTCTACGAAAAGCCCGTCCGGCTGTGGCACTGGGTGAATGCCGCCGCCATCCTGGTGCTGGCGGTGACCGGCTGGTTCATCGCCTCGCCGCCGGTGGTCACCTCCGGCGAAGCCAGCGATCACTTCCTCATGGGCTATATCCGCTTTGCCCACTTCTCCGCCGGCTACGTCCTGGCCGTGGGCCTGATCGGCCGAATCTACTGGGCTTACGCCGGAAATCACTATGCCCGCGAACTGTTCATGCCCAGGGTCGCCAGCAAGGACTGGTGGGAAGGCCTGCTGCACGAAGTGCTCTGGTATCTGTTCCTGGTGAAGGAACCGCGCAAGCATGCCGGCCACAATCCGCTGGCGGGGCTGGCCATGTTCCTGTTCTATGTGCTCGGCTCGGCCTTCATGGTGGTGACCGGTTTTGCCCTGTATGGCGAGGGCCTGGGGGAGGGCAGTTGGGCCGACCGCCTCTTCGGCTGGGTGATTCCGCTGTTCGGCGAGAGCCAGGACGTGCATACCTGGCATCATCTGGGCATGTGGTATCTGGTGGTGTTCGCCATCATCCACATCTATGTGGCGGTGCGCGAGCAGATCATGTCCCGTCAATCCGTCACCTCGACCATGATCGATGGCTGGCGGGTCTGGAAAGATGGGAGGCCTTGA
- a CDS encoding HupE/UreJ family protein yields MFGHKMVFVVALSLFSGACLAHTGSHSLEGFGAGLTHPWLGADHVCAMLGVGLWSALLPGSNWRLSTVFLASMLLGAGLGAEGFALPGIETGIALSVLVLGLLVVAKTRFAFPVAAFMAGFFALFHGAAHGAEVASGQGFAVYALGFLAGTGLLQLAGLWMGRLAMRVPGCLRVLGGLLTSLGIVLMLQSA; encoded by the coding sequence ATGTTTGGACACAAAATGGTTTTCGTCGTGGCCCTCTCCCTGTTCAGCGGGGCCTGTCTTGCCCATACGGGCAGCCATTCGCTGGAGGGCTTCGGCGCCGGCTTGACCCATCCCTGGCTGGGCGCGGATCACGTTTGCGCCATGCTCGGCGTCGGACTGTGGTCCGCGCTTTTGCCTGGCTCAAACTGGCGGCTGTCGACGGTCTTTCTGGCCAGCATGCTGCTTGGGGCCGGGCTTGGGGCCGAAGGTTTCGCCCTGCCGGGCATCGAGACGGGCATAGCCTTATCGGTGCTGGTCTTGGGTTTGCTGGTCGTCGCCAAGACCCGCTTCGCCTTTCCCGTGGCGGCCTTCATGGCCGGGTTCTTCGCGCTGTTTCACGGGGCCGCTCATGGCGCCGAGGTGGCCAGTGGCCAGGGATTTGCGGTTTACGCCCTGGGTTTTCTCGCCGGGACCGGGCTGCTGCAGCTGGCAGGGCTTTGGATGGGCAGGCTGGCAATGAGGGTGCCCGGCTGCCTGCGTGTGCTTGGCGGACTGCTGACGTCCCTGGGCATCGTCCTGATGTTGCAGAGCGCTTAG
- a CDS encoding nickel-dependent hydrogenase large subunit, with protein MTVTQTPNGFALNDSGTRVVVDPVTRIEGHMRCEVNLDENNVIRNAVSSGTMWRGLEVILKGRDPRDAWAFTERICGVCTGTHALTSVRAVEDALGIEIPENANSIRNIMQLTLQAHDHLVHFYHLHALDWVDVVSALKADPKATSQLAQSISPWAKSSPGYFSDIATRLKKFVESGQLGPFSNGYWGSPAYKLPPEANLMAVAHYLEALDFQKDIVKIHTVYGGKNPHPNWLVGGVPCAINVDGVGAVGAVNMERLNLVSEIIDRTIEFIDQVYLPDLMAIASFYKDWLYGGGLSATNVMAYGDIPEKANDRSLNNLLLPHGAIINGNLKEVHEVDLKDPEQIKEYVTHSWYRYPDEEVGLHPFDGVTEPHYALGRNAKGTRTNIINLDEGAKYSWIKAPRWRGHAMEVGPLARYIVGYAKGVPAIKEPVDKLLTDLGLPVTALFSTLGRTAARGLEAQYCANLMKHFQDKLIANIKAGDLATANVGRWEPATWPKEARGVGTTEAPRGALGHWVKIKEGKIDNYQCIVPTTWNGSPRDPQGNIGAFEASLMNTPVAKADEPLEILRTLHSFDPCLACSTHVIDRDGQELTTVKVR; from the coding sequence ATGACTGTCACCCAAACCCCCAACGGCTTCGCCCTCAACGACAGCGGCACGCGCGTCGTCGTCGATCCGGTCACGCGCATCGAAGGCCATATGCGCTGCGAGGTCAACCTGGACGAGAACAATGTGATCCGCAACGCCGTTTCCAGCGGCACCATGTGGCGCGGCCTGGAAGTGATCCTCAAGGGCCGCGATCCGCGCGATGCCTGGGCCTTCACCGAAAGGATCTGCGGCGTCTGCACCGGCACCCACGCGCTGACCTCGGTGCGGGCGGTGGAGGACGCGCTGGGCATCGAGATCCCGGAGAACGCCAACTCCATCCGTAACATCATGCAGTTGACCCTGCAGGCCCATGACCATCTGGTGCATTTCTATCATCTGCACGCCCTGGACTGGGTGGATGTGGTCAGCGCCCTGAAGGCCGACCCAAAGGCGACTTCGCAGCTGGCGCAGAGCATTTCGCCCTGGGCCAAGTCGTCTCCCGGCTATTTCAGCGACATCGCCACGCGCCTGAAGAAGTTCGTGGAAAGCGGGCAACTGGGGCCCTTCTCCAATGGCTATTGGGGGAGCCCGGCCTACAAGCTGCCGCCGGAAGCCAATCTCATGGCCGTGGCCCATTACCTGGAAGCGCTGGATTTCCAGAAGGACATCGTCAAGATCCACACCGTCTATGGCGGCAAGAACCCGCACCCCAACTGGCTGGTGGGCGGCGTGCCCTGCGCCATCAACGTGGACGGGGTTGGCGCGGTGGGCGCCGTCAACATGGAACGGCTGAACCTGGTGTCCGAGATCATCGACCGCACCATCGAGTTCATCGACCAGGTGTACCTGCCGGATCTGATGGCCATCGCCTCGTTCTACAAGGACTGGCTCTACGGCGGGGGCCTCTCCGCCACCAATGTCATGGCCTATGGCGATATTCCGGAGAAGGCCAACGACCGCTCCCTGAACAACCTGCTGTTGCCCCACGGCGCCATCATCAACGGCAATCTCAAGGAAGTCCACGAGGTGGATCTCAAGGACCCGGAGCAGATCAAGGAGTACGTCACCCACTCCTGGTACCGCTATCCCGACGAGGAGGTGGGCCTGCATCCGTTCGACGGCGTCACCGAGCCGCACTATGCCCTGGGCCGCAATGCCAAGGGGACCCGGACCAATATCATCAACCTGGACGAGGGCGCCAAGTATTCCTGGATCAAGGCCCCGCGCTGGCGCGGTCATGCCATGGAAGTGGGCCCTCTGGCGCGCTACATCGTCGGCTACGCCAAGGGCGTGCCGGCCATCAAGGAGCCAGTGGACAAGCTGCTGACCGACCTGGGACTGCCGGTGACGGCGCTGTTCTCCACCCTGGGCCGCACCGCCGCCCGTGGCCTGGAGGCTCAATATTGCGCCAACCTTATGAAGCATTTCCAGGACAAGCTCATCGCCAACATCAAGGCTGGCGATCTCGCCACCGCCAATGTGGGTCGCTGGGAGCCTGCCACCTGGCCCAAGGAAGCCCGGGGCGTGGGCACCACGGAAGCGCCGCGCGGCGCCTTGGGGCACTGGGTGAAGATCAAGGAAGGCAAGATCGACAACTACCAGTGCATCGTGCCCACCACCTGGAACGGCTCGCCCCGGGATCCCCAGGGCAACATCGGCGCCTTCGAGGCCTCGCTGATGAACACGCCGGTGGCCAAGGCCGACGAGCCCCTGGAGATCCTGCGCACCCTGCACAGCTTCGACCCTTGCCTGGCCTGTTCCACCCATGTCATCGACCGCGACGGGCAGGAACTGACCACGGTCAAGGTGCGCTGA
- a CDS encoding hydrogenase small subunit, whose amino-acid sequence MADGMESFYDVMRRQGISRRSFLKYCGLTASALALGPRFVGDIVHAMESKPRTPVLWLHGLECTCCSESFIRSAHPLAKDVVLSMLSLDYDDTLMAAAGFQAEAIMEETMRKYKGRYILAVEGNPPLNEDGMFCIVGGKPFVERLRYAAQDCAAVIAWGSCASWGCVQAAKPNPTQATPVHKVITDKPVIKVPGCPPIAEVMTAVITYMLTFDKLPDLDRQGRPKMFYGQRIHDKCYRRPHFDAGQFVEQWDDDAARKGYCLYKMGCKGPTTYNACSTVRWNDGVSFPIQSGHGCIGCSEDGFWDKGGFYDRVTGIGAFGVEANADTVGLIAAGTVGTAIAAHAAVTAGKKKSAETEQQ is encoded by the coding sequence ATGGCTGACGGGATGGAGAGCTTTTACGACGTGATGCGGCGGCAGGGCATCAGCCGGCGCAGTTTCCTCAAGTACTGCGGTCTGACCGCCTCGGCCCTGGCGCTGGGGCCCCGCTTCGTGGGCGACATCGTCCACGCCATGGAGAGCAAGCCGCGCACGCCGGTCCTGTGGCTGCATGGTCTGGAATGCACCTGCTGCTCCGAGTCCTTCATCCGTTCCGCGCATCCCCTGGCCAAGGACGTGGTGTTGTCCATGCTGTCCCTGGACTATGACGACACCCTCATGGCCGCCGCCGGCTTCCAGGCCGAGGCGATCATGGAAGAGACCATGCGCAAGTACAAGGGGCGCTACATCCTGGCGGTGGAAGGCAATCCGCCTCTCAATGAGGACGGCATGTTCTGCATCGTCGGCGGCAAGCCCTTCGTGGAGCGTCTGCGCTATGCCGCCCAGGACTGCGCGGCGGTGATCGCCTGGGGGTCTTGCGCCTCCTGGGGTTGCGTGCAGGCGGCCAAGCCGAATCCCACCCAGGCCACCCCAGTGCACAAGGTCATCACCGACAAGCCGGTGATCAAGGTGCCGGGTTGCCCGCCCATCGCCGAGGTCATGACCGCCGTCATCACCTACATGCTCACCTTCGACAAGCTGCCGGACCTCGATCGCCAGGGCCGGCCCAAGATGTTCTACGGCCAGCGCATCCACGACAAGTGCTACCGTCGCCCCCATTTCGACGCGGGCCAGTTCGTGGAGCAATGGGACGACGACGCGGCGCGCAAGGGTTATTGCCTGTACAAGATGGGCTGCAAGGGACCGACCACCTACAACGCCTGCTCCACCGTGCGTTGGAATGACGGCGTGTCCTTCCCCATCCAGTCGGGTCACGGCTGCATCGGCTGTTCCGAGGACGGTTTCTGGGACAAGGGCGGCTTCTACGACCGTGTTACCGGCATCGGCGCTTTTGGCGTGGAGGCCAACGCGGACACGGTGGGCCTGATCGCCGCGGGCACCGTGGGCACGGCCATCGCCGCCCACGCTGCGGTGACCGCCGGGAAAAAGAAGTCCGCTGAAACAGAACAACAATAA